The following are encoded together in the Flavobacterium haoranii genome:
- a CDS encoding aconitate hydratase encodes MAFDIEMIEKVYETMATRIDRARELVGRPLTLSEKILYSHLWDGMPTQAFTRGKDYVDFAPDRVACQDATAQMALLQFMHAGKSKVAVPTTVHCDHLILAKNGAKQDLELANKQSKEVFDFLSSVSNKYGIGFWKPGSGIIHQIVLENYAFPGGMMIGTDSHTVNAGGLGMLAIGVGGADAVDVMSGMSWELKFPKLIGVKLTGKLNGWTAPKDVILKVADILTVKGGTGAIVEYFGEGAEAMSCTGKGTICNMGAEIGATTSTFGYDDSMRRYLAATGRQDVVNAADKVASYLTADAEVYANPAQYFDQLIEINLSELEPHINGPFTPDRGTPVSKMKAEAEANGWPIKVEWGLIGSCTNSSYEDMSRAASIVRQAVAHGITPKAEFGINPGSEQIRYTIERDGIIADFEKMGTKVFTNACGPCIGQWDREGADKQEKNTIVHSFNRNFSKRADGNPNTHAFVTSPEMVAALAISGRLDFNPITDTLLNDKGEAVKLNPPFGDELPTKGFDVQDPGFQAPAADGSSVQVAVSPTSDRLQLLEPFPAWDGKNITGAKLLIKAFGKCTTDHISMAGPWLRFRGHLDNISNNMLIGAVNAFNQETNKVKNQLDGSYDAVPAVQRAYKAAGVPSIVVGDQNYGEGSSREHAAMEPRHLGVKAVLVKSFARIHETNLKKQGMLALTFANEADYDKIQEDDTINFLDLTEFAPGKPLTLEFVHADGSKDIILANHTYNEGQIEWFKAGSALNLIAAGKA; translated from the coding sequence ATGGCTTTTGATATTGAAATGATTGAAAAAGTGTACGAAACTATGGCAACTCGTATTGATAGAGCTCGTGAATTAGTTGGTCGTCCACTTACATTATCCGAAAAGATTTTATATTCCCATTTATGGGATGGAATGCCAACTCAGGCGTTTACAAGAGGTAAAGATTATGTTGATTTTGCTCCTGATAGAGTAGCCTGTCAAGACGCAACCGCGCAAATGGCGTTATTGCAATTCATGCATGCTGGAAAAAGTAAAGTTGCGGTTCCAACAACAGTTCACTGCGACCATTTAATTTTAGCAAAAAATGGAGCAAAACAAGACTTAGAGTTAGCCAATAAACAATCTAAAGAAGTTTTCGATTTCTTATCATCAGTATCTAATAAATACGGAATTGGATTTTGGAAACCAGGCTCAGGAATTATTCATCAAATTGTGCTTGAAAATTATGCATTTCCAGGAGGGATGATGATTGGTACCGATTCGCATACAGTTAATGCTGGTGGTCTAGGAATGTTAGCAATTGGTGTTGGTGGAGCTGATGCTGTTGATGTAATGTCGGGTATGTCTTGGGAATTAAAATTTCCCAAATTAATTGGAGTAAAACTAACAGGTAAATTAAACGGTTGGACGGCTCCAAAAGATGTAATTTTAAAAGTAGCTGATATTTTAACCGTAAAAGGAGGAACTGGAGCTATTGTAGAATATTTTGGAGAAGGTGCAGAAGCAATGTCATGTACAGGTAAAGGTACTATTTGTAATATGGGTGCTGAAATTGGAGCTACTACTTCAACTTTTGGTTACGACGATTCTATGAGAAGATATTTAGCGGCAACAGGTCGTCAAGATGTTGTAAATGCTGCAGATAAAGTAGCTTCTTATTTAACTGCAGATGCTGAAGTTTATGCAAATCCAGCTCAATATTTTGATCAATTAATAGAAATCAATTTATCTGAATTAGAACCTCATATTAATGGACCTTTTACTCCAGATAGAGGAACGCCAGTTTCTAAAATGAAAGCTGAAGCTGAAGCTAACGGTTGGCCAATAAAAGTGGAATGGGGCTTAATTGGGTCATGTACCAATTCATCATACGAAGATATGTCGCGTGCTGCTTCTATTGTAAGGCAAGCTGTGGCGCATGGTATAACTCCAAAAGCAGAATTTGGTATTAACCCAGGTTCGGAACAAATTCGTTATACAATTGAAAGAGACGGAATTATTGCCGATTTCGAAAAGATGGGAACCAAAGTATTTACCAATGCTTGCGGACCTTGTATTGGACAATGGGATAGAGAAGGAGCAGACAAACAAGAAAAGAATACCATTGTGCATTCTTTTAATCGAAATTTTTCAAAAAGAGCCGATGGAAATCCGAATACGCATGCTTTTGTAACCTCTCCAGAGATGGTTGCTGCATTAGCAATTTCAGGACGTTTGGATTTTAACCCTATTACAGATACCTTGTTAAATGATAAGGGAGAAGCGGTAAAATTGAATCCACCTTTTGGAGATGAATTACCAACTAAAGGTTTTGATGTTCAAGATCCTGGTTTCCAAGCACCAGCTGCAGATGGCTCTTCTGTTCAGGTTGCGGTTTCTCCAACCTCTGATCGTTTACAATTATTAGAACCATTCCCGGCTTGGGATGGAAAGAATATTACAGGAGCAAAATTGTTAATCAAAGCATTTGGAAAATGTACAACCGACCATATTTCTATGGCTGGCCCTTGGTTACGTTTTCGCGGTCACTTAGATAATATCTCGAATAATATGTTGATTGGTGCTGTAAATGCATTTAACCAGGAAACAAATAAAGTTAAAAACCAATTAGATGGTAGTTATGATGCTGTTCCTGCTGTTCAAAGAGCATATAAAGCTGCAGGAGTTCCATCAATTGTTGTTGGTGACCAAAACTATGGAGAAGGTTCATCTCGTGAGCACGCTGCTATGGAGCCTCGTCACTTAGGAGTTAAAGCGGTATTAGTAAAATCTTTTGCACGTATCCACGAAACCAACTTAAAAAAGCAAGGAATGTTAGCATTAACCTTTGCTAACGAAGCAGATTATGATAAAATTCAAGAAGATGATACTATCAATTTCTTAGATTTAACTGAGTTTGCTCCAGGAAAGCCATTAACTCTTGAATTTGTCCACGCTGATGGTTCGAAAGATATTATTTTGGCTAATCATACTTATAATGAAGGTCAAATAGAATGGTTTAAAGCGGGTTCTGCGCTAAATTTAATTGCAGCAGGAAAAGCATAA
- a CDS encoding Crp/Fnr family transcriptional regulator, whose translation MNSLWYFDDVNLFSLMCPHKYNKSTHSHRFDGYKKNEFIYFEDDQANKIFLINSGKIKLGYVNDDGEEVITAILTKGEIFGEKAILGEEKRDEFAQVLENGTSVCRISSEEMLELLRQHKNFSLKIYKFIGFRFKKLERRLQLMLFKDAKTRLKEFINELAEEFGYVNKVSGYTVIRHPYTQKEIATLIGTSRPTLNILINELNDEDYLDFNRKEIILKK comes from the coding sequence ATGAACTCGCTTTGGTATTTTGATGATGTAAATTTATTTTCGCTAATGTGTCCGCATAAGTATAATAAATCAACTCATTCACATAGATTTGATGGCTATAAAAAGAATGAATTTATTTATTTTGAAGACGATCAGGCTAATAAAATTTTTTTGATAAATAGTGGTAAAATAAAATTAGGTTATGTTAATGATGATGGGGAAGAAGTAATTACTGCTATTTTAACTAAAGGCGAAATTTTTGGTGAAAAAGCGATTTTAGGTGAAGAAAAAAGAGATGAGTTTGCTCAAGTTTTAGAAAATGGAACGTCAGTATGTAGAATTTCTTCGGAAGAAATGTTGGAATTGCTTCGTCAACACAAAAATTTTAGCTTAAAAATTTATAAGTTTATTGGTTTCCGATTTAAAAAACTAGAGAGAAGATTGCAGTTAATGCTTTTTAAAGATGCCAAAACGAGATTAAAAGAATTTATTAATGAGTTAGCAGAAGAATTTGGTTATGTAAATAAAGTTTCGGGTTACACGGTTATTCGACATCCTTATACTCAAAAGGAAATTGCAACCTTAATTGGAACTTCTCGACCAACATTGAATATTCTAATAAATGAGTTGAACGATGAAGATTATCTTGATTTTAATAGAAAAGAAATAATATTAAAAAAATAG
- a CDS encoding glyceraldehyde-3-phosphate dehydrogenase yields the protein MNNNVLYEKELAFQADRRKACVEFIKIISDLWYDKSIELVLFRNQLIDRNVSDIINLHEYAGAFVQKPINVFDSVEIARAIESLDLPPSKLDIGKLTYEYHLEDEKYNDAKAFVIDKLKNAKSYNEIKPKDVVLYGFGRIGRLLAREMMSKMGKGQQLRLRAIVVRDKNDAVLLEKRASLLRYDSVHGDFEGSVQADPENNALIINGTTVHIISAGSPEEIDYTKYGIEDALVIDNTGAFTTEEALSRHLTSKGVEKVLLTAPGKGVPNIVYGVNHNDFNPDEVKIYSAASCTTNAITPVLAAMEETLGVVKGHLETIHAYTNDQNLVDNMHKKYRRGRAAALNMVITETGAGSAVAKALPSLAGKLTSNAIRVPVPNGSLVVLNLEVGKETTIEEVNNILKKYALEGNLVEQIKYSLNNELVSSDIVGSSAPSIFDSNATIVSPDGKNIVMYVWYDNEYGYSHQVIRLAKYISKVRRYAYY from the coding sequence ATGAATAATAACGTTTTATACGAGAAAGAACTTGCTTTTCAAGCCGACAGAAGAAAAGCTTGTGTAGAATTTATTAAAATTATTAGCGATTTATGGTACGACAAATCAATCGAATTGGTATTATTTAGAAATCAATTAATTGATAGAAATGTAAGCGATATCATTAATCTACACGAATATGCAGGTGCATTTGTTCAAAAACCGATTAATGTTTTTGATTCTGTAGAGATTGCCAGAGCAATTGAAAGCTTAGATTTACCACCATCAAAATTAGACATTGGTAAACTTACTTATGAATATCATTTAGAAGATGAAAAATATAATGATGCTAAAGCATTTGTTATAGACAAATTGAAAAATGCAAAAAGCTACAATGAAATTAAACCTAAAGATGTAGTACTATACGGTTTTGGTAGAATTGGACGTTTATTAGCTCGCGAAATGATGAGCAAAATGGGTAAAGGTCAACAATTAAGATTAAGAGCAATTGTAGTTCGCGATAAAAATGATGCTGTTTTATTAGAAAAAAGAGCTTCATTACTACGTTATGATTCTGTACATGGTGATTTTGAAGGTTCAGTTCAAGCTGATCCAGAAAACAATGCTTTAATTATTAATGGTACAACTGTACATATTATTTCAGCTGGAAGTCCAGAAGAAATTGATTATACAAAATATGGAATTGAAGATGCATTGGTAATCGATAATACAGGTGCATTTACAACTGAAGAAGCATTAAGCAGACATTTAACTTCAAAAGGAGTTGAAAAAGTATTGTTAACTGCTCCTGGTAAAGGTGTTCCAAACATTGTTTATGGTGTTAATCATAATGATTTTAACCCAGACGAAGTTAAAATTTATTCTGCTGCTTCTTGTACCACAAATGCTATTACGCCAGTTTTAGCTGCAATGGAAGAAACTCTTGGAGTTGTAAAAGGACATTTAGAAACTATTCATGCTTATACAAACGACCAAAATTTGGTTGACAACATGCATAAAAAATACCGTCGTGGTAGAGCTGCTGCTTTAAACATGGTAATTACAGAAACTGGTGCTGGTAGTGCAGTTGCAAAAGCCTTACCTTCTTTAGCTGGTAAATTAACTTCGAATGCAATTCGTGTTCCTGTTCCAAACGGATCATTAGTTGTATTAAACTTAGAAGTTGGTAAAGAAACTACTATTGAGGAAGTAAATAACATTCTTAAAAAATATGCTTTAGAAGGAAACTTAGTAGAGCAAATTAAATATTCTTTAAACAATGAATTAGTTTCTTCTGATATTGTTGGTAGTTCAGCACCATCAATTTTTGATAGCAATGCTACTATTGTTTCACCTGATGGCAAAAATATTGTTATGTATGTTTGGTACGATAACGAGTATGGCTACAGCCACCAAGTTATAAGATTAGCAAAATACATTTCTAAAGTAAGACGTTACGCTTATTATTAA
- a CDS encoding trypsin-like peptidase domain-containing protein, whose translation MKRLGSLLLVSLLSGAITLGAYKLFLEPKSNTITTVAPTFSKNVSLGAENIDFTAAADMAVHSVVHVKNVSVRKVYNPIMEFIYGSRGGGMQQEQVGTGSGVIISEDGYIATNNHVIQDATQLEVTLNNNKTYKAKLVGTDSKMDIALLKIDADEKLPYMVFGDSEAIKVGEWVLAVGNPYNLNSTVTAGIVSAKARDLSNSGLQSFIQTDAAVNPGNSGGALVNTRGELIGINTMISSPTGSYAGYSFAVPSNITRKIIEDLMQFGNVQRGILGVEGSELNSAVADNLGVSQTQGFYVAGVTKKSGAEKAGIKEGDIIIKLDDKKVNSFSDLTSYINTKRPDDVINVTVIRDENEKIIPVKLSKKELLVYEANGIEFEDITNNDKQKFNVDYGIKIKSVTNDEYKGYANELEGAIILSIDGKRTSNAQSAAEYIKSKGNQKSQYQLITSNGEIMRAIL comes from the coding sequence ATGAAAAGATTAGGAAGTTTATTATTAGTTTCACTTTTAAGTGGTGCTATCACATTAGGAGCTTATAAATTATTTTTAGAACCCAAATCTAATACCATTACGACTGTTGCTCCTACTTTTAGTAAAAATGTAAGTTTAGGCGCTGAAAATATTGATTTTACGGCTGCAGCTGATATGGCTGTACACAGCGTTGTACACGTAAAGAATGTAAGTGTAAGAAAAGTATACAACCCCATTATGGAATTTATTTATGGCTCTAGAGGTGGAGGAATGCAACAAGAACAAGTAGGAACTGGTTCTGGAGTAATTATTTCAGAAGATGGTTATATTGCTACAAATAATCACGTAATTCAAGATGCAACTCAATTAGAAGTTACATTAAATAACAATAAAACTTATAAAGCAAAACTTGTAGGTACTGATTCTAAAATGGACATTGCACTATTAAAAATTGATGCAGATGAAAAACTACCTTACATGGTTTTTGGCGATTCAGAAGCAATAAAAGTTGGAGAATGGGTTTTAGCGGTTGGAAATCCATACAATTTAAATTCAACTGTAACCGCAGGTATTGTTTCTGCAAAGGCTAGAGATTTAAGTAATTCGGGGTTACAATCATTTATTCAAACAGATGCTGCCGTAAATCCAGGAAATAGTGGTGGCGCTCTAGTAAATACAAGAGGTGAATTAATTGGAATTAATACCATGATTTCATCTCCAACAGGAAGTTACGCAGGATATTCATTTGCAGTACCATCAAATATTACGAGAAAAATTATTGAAGATTTAATGCAATTTGGAAATGTTCAAAGAGGAATTTTAGGTGTAGAAGGATCAGAACTTAATAGTGCTGTTGCAGACAACTTAGGAGTAAGTCAAACACAAGGATTTTATGTTGCTGGAGTTACTAAAAAATCTGGGGCTGAAAAAGCTGGAATTAAAGAAGGTGATATCATTATTAAATTAGACGATAAAAAAGTGAACTCATTTAGCGATTTAACTTCTTACATCAACACCAAAAGACCAGATGATGTTATAAATGTTACAGTTATTAGAGATGAAAATGAAAAAATAATTCCGGTTAAATTAAGCAAAAAAGAACTTTTAGTTTATGAAGCAAACGGAATTGAATTTGAAGACATTACAAATAATGACAAACAAAAATTCAATGTAGATTATGGCATTAAAATTAAATCAGTTACCAATGATGAATACAAAGGATATGCAAATGAATTAGAAGGTGCGATTATCTTAAGCATTGATGGAAAAAGAACTTCTAATGCACAAAGTGCTGCCGAATATATTAAATCGAAAGGAAATCAAAAATCTCAATATCAATTGATAACATCAAATGGTGAAATAATGAGAGCTATTTTATAA
- a CDS encoding putative polyvalent protein kinase domain-containing protein — protein MTIKDELHNVFSGTYEVRFGTIIQTITSYLENCTRTSTVAKGTKHFKEEEKEKLELFISQNNLWLNTVDFSQYVSEGAEQKVYLTDSEHVLKLNDSIYYTSWIDYFHNLLLHNYFFADTAYELIGFTKNDNVLYAIVKQAFVSITDKTDLSLVKEFLIQNGFENTRNNDYYNIELGIILEDLHDENVLTKNETLYFIDTVFYITDAFWSK, from the coding sequence ATGACTATAAAAGATGAATTACACAATGTCTTTTCGGGAACGTACGAAGTTAGGTTTGGAACAATTATCCAAACAATTACCAGTTACCTTGAAAACTGCACGCGAACAAGCACAGTGGCTAAAGGAACAAAGCACTTCAAAGAAGAAGAAAAAGAGAAATTAGAACTTTTTATTTCTCAAAATAATTTATGGTTAAATACTGTTGATTTTTCTCAATATGTAAGTGAAGGTGCCGAACAAAAAGTGTATTTAACAGATTCGGAACATGTTTTAAAATTAAATGATTCAATTTATTATACTTCTTGGATAGATTATTTTCACAATTTATTACTTCATAATTATTTTTTTGCAGATACTGCGTATGAATTAATTGGTTTTACCAAAAATGATAATGTATTATATGCAATAGTCAAACAAGCTTTTGTTTCTATTACTGATAAAACAGATTTGAGTTTAGTGAAAGAGTTTTTAATACAAAACGGTTTTGAAAATACTCGAAATAATGATTATTATAATATTGAGTTAGGAATAATTTTAGAAGATTTGCATGATGAAAATGTATTGACTAAAAATGAAACTCTTTATTTTATTGACACTGTTTTTTATATTACTGATGCATTTTGGTCGAAATAA
- a CDS encoding GNAT family N-acetyltransferase, protein MTLKGQNIFLRALEPEDLEFIYLIENDESIWEVSHTQTPYSKFLIRQYLENAHQDIYEAKQLRLAICKNDTTQAIGLIDLFDFDPQHSRAGIGILIQNSSDRNKGIGTEALDLLIKYSFSNLQLHQLYANISTDNEPSLQLFTKFGFQKIGIKKQWNKINNQYKDEILFQLINEK, encoded by the coding sequence ATGACTTTAAAAGGACAAAATATATTTTTACGAGCTCTTGAACCCGAAGATTTAGAGTTCATTTACTTAATTGAGAATGATGAATCTATTTGGGAAGTAAGTCATACTCAAACACCTTATAGTAAATTTTTAATTCGTCAGTATCTCGAAAATGCACATCAAGATATTTACGAGGCCAAACAATTACGTTTAGCTATTTGTAAAAATGATACTACTCAAGCAATCGGATTAATCGATTTGTTTGATTTCGATCCACAACATTCTCGCGCAGGAATAGGAATTTTAATTCAAAATTCTTCTGATAGAAATAAAGGAATTGGAACGGAAGCATTAGATTTATTAATAAAGTATAGTTTTTCAAATCTTCAGTTACATCAATTATATGCAAACATATCGACTGATAATGAACCGAGTTTGCAACTTTTTACTAAATTTGGCTTTCAAAAAATTGGTATTAAAAAACAATGGAATAAAATTAACAATCAATATAAAGATGAAATTTTATTTCAGTTAATTAACGAAAAATAA